In Verrucomicrobiota bacterium, one genomic interval encodes:
- a CDS encoding AsmA-like C-terminal region-containing protein, with protein MMISRSTLLLISIIVILVLCYLYFAGFPPGITNKLQSALAEHGMQARISKLYLNPLRGLIAEDVYFLDPLTGRTLTSVSEVQLSFSIWRLIKRENPVTSLEAKNVELSFPIDPEHPSEGVFSITDTHAIGHFTGKNTLVIDSLNGIAAGVRFNLEAKLILNPLPFKKKVLSEEDKKSRLILRKKIFGILKQIKFNHEPDLKVIVSGDLSNIHSWKAEAVLRANNLILQNVNIDSVDFLLKLQDSVLTLEKFSFSTSSGSFSATGYKHLEEPYAQLNVVSDFDFTLFSFELNPHLKRVLSSFEFFQRPQFSLTATQSGSQIGNWSVYGRLGFTSFTYAGTYFEKLDIPFALQNGELLIPQFFLKDSFGETKAKILYNLASTELTGELQGAINPLNFVNLVPENYQKYFMMFTKVNTPLLLDVKAAGTTQKDPSFKISGTAIIKNCYLVNQSFQQISTDLDISGGKLRCYNALVVRKEGRGNGEIIYTFKDQLLQIINFKSQLYPLPIATVLGPKSVDAVKPYIFHQPPQATVNGYVDYVTGDKTDVLISINGQKIDYPMTKATLKFDRIQTKLRITQGKCQLTGFKSDIYKGTLEGNANFKFIPGQDTIFDMDMTIKSMSFQLLNMALFNYGKSTGSLNAHGKFNGGLGNWAKVDGKGHMDVTNGNLVSLPFLGPLSTLADAVIPGFASLQANKATCDFTMENGVVKTDQLDMSGGGWALICSGFYDIPQDHLKMDARINVRGIFGAITFLMSKLFEYEADGTFTNPKWKSKNF; from the coding sequence ATGATGATATCGCGTTCAACTTTATTGTTGATATCGATCATCGTCATCCTTGTCCTTTGTTATCTCTATTTTGCCGGATTTCCTCCGGGAATCACTAATAAACTCCAGTCCGCGCTTGCCGAGCACGGCATGCAAGCCAGAATCAGCAAGCTTTATCTTAACCCACTTAGAGGTTTGATCGCAGAAGATGTATACTTTCTGGATCCACTCACAGGCAGGACCTTAACCAGCGTCTCAGAGGTTCAATTATCATTTTCCATTTGGCGTTTAATAAAAAGAGAGAACCCCGTTACATCTTTGGAAGCTAAAAATGTCGAACTCAGCTTTCCAATAGACCCCGAGCATCCCTCTGAAGGGGTTTTCTCGATCACAGACACCCATGCTATCGGACATTTCACTGGTAAAAACACCTTAGTCATTGATTCACTCAATGGTATCGCCGCCGGTGTACGATTCAATCTGGAAGCCAAGCTCATCCTCAACCCCCTTCCCTTTAAAAAGAAGGTTCTCTCTGAAGAAGATAAAAAATCACGTCTAATCCTCCGAAAAAAAATCTTTGGCATACTTAAACAGATAAAATTCAACCATGAACCGGATCTGAAAGTGATTGTTTCCGGTGATTTATCAAATATCCATTCATGGAAAGCCGAGGCAGTCCTGCGTGCAAATAATTTAATACTTCAAAATGTCAATATCGACTCTGTTGATTTTCTGCTCAAACTCCAAGATTCAGTCCTTACATTGGAAAAGTTTTCATTTTCGACATCCTCAGGATCTTTTTCTGCAACAGGCTATAAACATCTCGAAGAGCCTTATGCTCAATTAAACGTAGTCAGCGACTTTGATTTTACTCTGTTCTCTTTTGAGTTAAATCCTCACCTCAAACGGGTGCTCAGCTCGTTCGAGTTTTTCCAACGCCCTCAATTCAGCCTCACGGCAACACAAAGTGGAAGTCAAATCGGTAATTGGAGTGTCTATGGCCGTTTAGGATTTACGTCTTTTACTTATGCAGGCACCTATTTTGAAAAGTTAGATATCCCGTTTGCACTGCAGAATGGTGAACTCCTCATCCCCCAGTTTTTCCTGAAAGACTCATTTGGTGAAACCAAGGCGAAAATCCTTTATAATCTCGCATCTACTGAGCTCACGGGGGAACTGCAGGGAGCGATTAACCCGCTGAATTTTGTGAATTTGGTGCCTGAAAATTATCAAAAATACTTCATGATGTTCACAAAGGTAAACACGCCATTATTACTCGATGTAAAGGCAGCAGGCACCACCCAGAAAGACCCTAGCTTCAAAATTTCGGGAACTGCTATTATTAAAAATTGCTATTTAGTCAACCAATCCTTCCAACAAATCTCCACTGATCTTGATATTTCGGGGGGCAAATTGCGTTGTTATAACGCGCTTGTGGTGAGGAAAGAAGGACGGGGAAATGGGGAAATAATTTACACATTCAAAGACCAACTCCTCCAGATCATCAACTTTAAATCCCAACTCTACCCCCTACCGATCGCTACAGTCCTCGGGCCTAAGTCTGTTGATGCTGTAAAACCCTATATTTTTCACCAACCACCCCAAGCGACTGTCAATGGTTATGTCGATTACGTAACAGGTGACAAAACGGATGTTCTGATTTCGATCAATGGGCAAAAAATCGATTATCCGATGACAAAAGCAACTTTAAAATTTGACCGGATCCAGACAAAACTTCGGATCACCCAAGGAAAATGCCAGCTCACCGGGTTCAAAAGCGATATCTATAAAGGTACTCTAGAGGGAAATGCTAATTTCAAATTTATCCCCGGTCAGGACACGATCTTTGACATGGATATGACAATTAAATCAATGAGTTTCCAGCTTTTGAATATGGCCCTTTTTAATTATGGAAAATCCACCGGCTCGCTGAATGCCCATGGAAAATTCAATGGGGGGCTCGGTAATTGGGCAAAAGTCGATGGCAAAGGGCACATGGATGTCACCAATGGAAACCTGGTTAGCCTGCCATTTCTCGGACCTCTATCCACCCTAGCCGATGCCGTCATCCCCGGTTTCGCTTCCTTACAAGCGAATAAGGCCACCTGTGATTTCACCATGGAAAATGGGGTCGTAAAAACAGACCAACTCGATATGAGTGGCGGTGGGTGGGCCCTGATTTGCAGCGGATTCTACGACATCCCTCAGGATCATCTCAAAATGGATGCACGCATCAATGTCCGAGGGATTTTTGGAGCGATTACATTCCTCATGAGCAAGCTCTTTGAATATGAAGCTGACGGGACCTTTACCAACCCAAAGTGGAAATCAAAAAATTTCTAG
- the murI gene encoding glutamate racemase, with the protein MNAKNPIGVFDSGIGGLTVVKALREVLPYEDFIYLGDTARVPYGNKTADTVTRFSHEVCRFLISHNVKMIVVACNTASALSLPLLEKDFPIPILGMISSGADAALQDSTAKHIGIIGTSATIESGAYTAAIRAKAPFVRVSSKACPLLVPLVEEGWLEHKITLEILREYLDPMLQDNIDSLVLGCTHYPLLKSLISQVVNEKVRLVDSAEASAKATVSLLEKFHLSNPDHTPGRTALFVTDLPRKIDHVVESFLGIQAIETLKVCL; encoded by the coding sequence ATGAATGCAAAAAATCCCATTGGTGTATTTGACTCTGGTATTGGGGGCTTGACTGTCGTCAAGGCTTTGAGGGAAGTGTTGCCCTATGAGGATTTTATTTATCTGGGGGATACTGCCCGTGTTCCTTATGGAAATAAAACGGCGGATACTGTCACCCGTTTTTCGCACGAGGTATGCAGATTCTTAATTTCCCATAATGTTAAAATGATTGTCGTAGCCTGTAATACTGCTTCCGCGCTTTCCTTACCCCTCCTAGAAAAGGATTTTCCCATCCCTATCTTGGGTATGATCTCCTCAGGGGCCGATGCTGCCCTTCAAGATTCAACGGCAAAACATATTGGTATCATTGGAACGTCTGCGACAATAGAATCAGGTGCCTATACTGCTGCCATCAGGGCTAAAGCACCTTTTGTCCGTGTGAGCTCAAAAGCCTGTCCTTTACTGGTACCACTCGTCGAAGAAGGATGGCTGGAACACAAAATCACATTGGAAATACTCAGAGAATACCTGGATCCCATGCTACAGGATAACATCGACTCCCTCGTTTTAGGATGCACACATTATCCTTTGTTAAAGTCATTGATCAGCCAAGTAGTGAACGAAAAAGTACGGCTTGTGGATTCAGCTGAAGCAAGTGCAAAAGCCACTGTATCACTGTTGGAAAAGTTCCATTTATCAAATCCTGATCATACCCCCGGGCGTACAGCCCTGTTTGTCACGGATCTCCCCCGGAAAATAGACCATGTCGTGGAATCTTTTCTGGGAATTCAGGCTATTGAAACACTCAAAGTCTGCCTTTGA
- a CDS encoding N-acetylmuramoyl-L-alanine amidase, with amino-acid sequence MRPFPLPNHHHFGNFSIPMFSRKFLFTIIFCLLCLSSVSALAQWQVVKYKNREYVTMRSFCDFYGLRYEPLAERSTTILHGQRGRIKLSLESKDAEINGVKYTLSFPISSNGNDFIIAKTDVNALFEPILRPHKVRRKERATTVIIDAGHGGSDSGAIGRIGTEKQFTMDTAFRLKRILEKLGYRTYLTRTTDTFIPLDRRTRAGAGKGNTIFVSIHFNKGQSRASGIETFALAPRGSPSTGTDQVRVADFQGQSGNRTDEQNIILATAVHRATMKNTNTIDRGVKRARFWVLRYNTIPAILVEGGFLSNPQEARNISRESYRETFARSIAEGIIAYNRLMEGGGNNLPEIRQDTVRNNDDEETKPSKKPVIDVAPESSPDEPKEKPKQAPQKNSTPNKQMGRGLTSKQAVKPEPVTEREPSLEAEVIVKTPEPQKETNPTPSKKEKEESKLPPKKVETPEPPKKQKEKSAKSQETTAPKNNAPAKNNVPSAEADTPPVKTLTPQTPTSKDEVVVIEQKDIVIVSQPDETSGQRSQNIPTEISVSKLLEMATNSPPAKTGDKPAGN; translated from the coding sequence ATGAGACCTTTTCCCTTGCCTAACCATCACCATTTCGGCAATTTTTCTATACCAATGTTCAGTCGCAAGTTCCTTTTCACAATTATCTTTTGTTTATTATGCCTGAGTAGCGTTTCTGCGCTAGCCCAGTGGCAAGTTGTAAAATACAAAAATCGTGAATATGTGACCATGAGAAGTTTTTGTGATTTCTATGGTTTGCGTTACGAACCACTTGCCGAAAGAAGCACGACTATTCTCCACGGCCAGAGGGGGCGAATTAAATTATCCTTGGAGTCAAAGGATGCGGAAATAAACGGGGTCAAATATACTCTCTCATTCCCGATTAGTTCTAATGGAAATGATTTTATCATTGCGAAGACTGACGTTAATGCCCTTTTTGAACCAATTTTGAGGCCCCATAAGGTGAGGAGAAAGGAACGGGCGACCACAGTGATCATTGATGCCGGGCATGGAGGCAGTGACTCAGGTGCCATTGGACGCATCGGCACAGAAAAGCAATTCACTATGGATACAGCTTTCCGACTGAAAAGAATACTTGAAAAACTGGGATATCGAACCTATCTGACGAGGACAACCGATACATTTATCCCTCTGGATAGGAGGACCCGGGCTGGAGCGGGAAAAGGAAATACTATTTTTGTCAGTATCCACTTTAATAAAGGACAATCGCGTGCATCTGGTATTGAAACATTCGCTTTGGCCCCACGCGGTTCACCCTCGACAGGCACAGATCAAGTAAGAGTTGCCGATTTTCAGGGTCAGTCTGGAAACCGTACTGATGAACAAAATATCATTTTAGCTACGGCTGTTCATCGCGCGACAATGAAAAACACAAATACAATTGACCGTGGAGTAAAAAGAGCCCGTTTCTGGGTACTCAGATATAACACCATTCCTGCCATTTTGGTAGAAGGCGGATTCCTATCAAATCCTCAAGAAGCCAGAAATATTAGCCGTGAATCCTATCGTGAAACCTTTGCAAGATCTATTGCGGAGGGGATTATTGCCTATAACCGTCTTATGGAAGGTGGAGGAAATAACTTGCCTGAAATCAGGCAAGATACAGTAAGAAATAATGATGACGAAGAAACGAAACCATCTAAGAAGCCAGTCATTGATGTAGCTCCTGAATCATCTCCTGATGAACCAAAGGAAAAACCCAAACAAGCCCCTCAGAAAAACTCTACGCCAAACAAACAGATGGGGCGTGGATTAACTTCCAAACAAGCAGTCAAACCCGAACCAGTCACTGAGCGAGAGCCATCCCTAGAAGCTGAAGTGATAGTCAAAACACCAGAACCTCAGAAGGAAACTAATCCTACCCCTTCCAAAAAGGAAAAAGAAGAAAGCAAGCTCCCACCCAAAAAGGTAGAAACCCCTGAGCCCCCTAAAAAACAAAAAGAAAAATCGGCTAAATCCCAGGAAACAACGGCACCAAAAAACAACGCTCCAGCCAAAAACAATGTACCATCTGCAGAAGCGGATACGCCCCCTGTAAAAACACTGACACCCCAAACTCCCACATCTAAAGATGAAGTGGTTGTAATCGAGCAAAAGGACATTGTTATCGTCTCTCAGCCCGATGAAACATCTGGTCAACGCTCACAAAATATTCCAACTGAAATATCTGTCTCAAAACTCTTAGAAATGGCTACAAATTCACCACCTGCAAAAACAGGCGATAAACCTGCCGGAAATTAG
- a CDS encoding sigma factor-like helix-turn-helix DNA-binding protein codes for MLKETALQVLQIEGEIPQEVRQISLSLLFITPGSLGKMHRSNAHNIDQFLNFPPSNLLLQQGIGLRTVSAILHEIRTLRDKASLLNYHFNDGIIPQDPKEFANQLINTLEKDESEVMVFRYGLGIPRKHTLAAIGQIKDITRERVRQRENKNLQYVYRIYGPYVTDFIEKLRQPDAPQFDDAIGRYIDFIMAVADSPNQD; via the coding sequence ATGTTAAAAGAAACAGCTCTGCAGGTTTTACAAATTGAAGGCGAAATTCCGCAAGAAGTGCGCCAAATTTCCCTTTCACTCCTTTTTATTACTCCGGGTTCCTTGGGGAAAATGCACCGTTCAAATGCACATAATATCGATCAATTTTTGAATTTTCCTCCTTCTAACCTTCTTTTACAGCAGGGAATAGGTTTACGCACAGTGTCCGCAATTCTCCATGAAATCCGGACCCTAAGGGACAAGGCTAGTTTATTGAATTATCACTTTAATGACGGGATTATCCCTCAAGATCCAAAGGAATTTGCCAACCAATTAATTAATACCCTAGAGAAGGATGAATCCGAAGTGATGGTTTTCCGTTATGGTTTGGGTATTCCCCGTAAACATACACTGGCCGCCATTGGACAAATCAAAGATATTACCCGCGAACGTGTCCGCCAACGTGAAAATAAGAACCTTCAATATGTATATCGTATTTATGGGCCTTATGTGACCGATTTTATTGAAAAATTAAGACAGCCCGATGCTCCACAATTTGATGATGCCATTGGCCGTTATATTGATTTTATTATGGCAGTCGCAGATAGTCCAAACCAAGATTAA
- a CDS encoding FAD-linked oxidase C-terminal domain-containing protein, translated as MNASTLEKISTILGAENVLTKKEDLIPYSFDGTAVLNQYPGCVVFASTRAQVSEILALANTEKIPVVTRGSGTGLSGGSIPVSECIVLCTVKFNQVLEVDTKNLTMMVEPGVITLKIAEEADKVGLFYPPDPGSMKISTIGGNVAENSGGLRGLKYGVTRDYVMGLEVVLPTGEIIWMGNKCVKDVAGYSLKDIFIGSEGTLGVITKVLLKLIPKPQTKKTMLAVFNRMDQAAETVSAIIENKIIPCTLEFLDNITIRCVEDYAKIGLPVNAEAILLMETDGHPAAVDDEARKMTQIAQSRGAQEVILAKDTDEANRLTAARRTAFSALARMRPTTILEDATVPRSELSKMVNFIQDIAKRYNLQIGTFGHMGDGNLHPTFLTDEKDHEEMEKIEKAMVEIFHYAVKLGGTITGEHGVGLAKKPFLEDAVGELNVRVMKHLKAAFDPNNILNPGKMFD; from the coding sequence ATGAATGCCTCTACCCTTGAGAAAATTTCGACCATACTGGGTGCCGAAAATGTCTTAACAAAAAAAGAAGACCTCATCCCCTATTCATTTGACGGAACTGCCGTACTCAACCAATACCCGGGATGTGTAGTTTTTGCCTCAACACGGGCGCAAGTCAGTGAAATCCTTGCCTTAGCAAATACCGAAAAAATCCCTGTTGTCACACGTGGATCAGGAACCGGTTTAAGTGGCGGAAGCATCCCCGTGAGTGAATGTATCGTTCTTTGCACCGTTAAATTTAACCAAGTGCTGGAGGTAGACACTAAAAACCTCACGATGATGGTCGAGCCAGGGGTCATTACACTCAAAATAGCCGAAGAAGCAGACAAAGTAGGATTATTTTATCCACCGGATCCCGGTTCCATGAAAATCTCCACAATCGGGGGGAATGTCGCGGAAAACTCAGGTGGCCTGCGTGGACTCAAATACGGGGTGACCCGGGATTATGTGATGGGCTTAGAAGTGGTCCTCCCCACTGGGGAAATCATCTGGATGGGTAATAAATGCGTGAAAGATGTCGCTGGTTATTCCCTGAAAGATATTTTTATTGGCAGCGAAGGCACCCTCGGGGTCATCACCAAAGTCTTGCTCAAGCTGATTCCAAAACCCCAGACGAAAAAAACTATGCTGGCTGTTTTTAATCGGATGGACCAAGCCGCTGAAACTGTTTCTGCCATCATTGAAAACAAAATCATTCCTTGCACCTTGGAGTTCTTAGATAACATCACGATTCGATGTGTCGAAGATTACGCTAAAATCGGGCTCCCGGTGAATGCGGAAGCCATCCTACTCATGGAAACGGACGGTCATCCTGCCGCTGTCGATGATGAAGCCCGGAAAATGACTCAAATCGCGCAGTCCCGGGGGGCTCAAGAGGTCATTCTCGCCAAAGACACTGATGAAGCCAATAGACTGACAGCCGCCCGACGTACAGCCTTTAGTGCCTTAGCCCGGATGAGGCCTACTACGATCCTTGAGGACGCTACTGTCCCCCGGAGTGAGTTATCCAAAATGGTTAATTTCATCCAAGACATCGCCAAACGTTACAACCTCCAGATCGGTACATTCGGTCACATGGGCGATGGCAATTTGCACCCGACCTTCCTTACTGATGAAAAAGACCACGAGGAAATGGAAAAAATCGAAAAAGCAATGGTCGAGATATTTCATTATGCCGTCAAACTCGGTGGGACAATCACCGGGGAACACGGGGTCGGCTTGGCAAAAAAACCTTTCTTAGAAGATGCCGTCGGCGAACTCAATGTCCGTGTGATGAAACATCTCAAGGCTGCCTTTGACCCGAATAACATATTAAACCCTGGAAAAATGTTCGATTAA
- a CDS encoding DUF4340 domain-containing protein yields MKVRNTLILLIVLSILGGFIWFKERHGNTYQQRSDADEKIYDFTPTNVVELVILNAEGAIVAKKEKDQWSIVEPLETKADQFEIDTIIQSLNSINFQRKIKFSDINPDTLDKEYHLKKPTHILSWSTPDQRYSLRLGADTPMGNGLFVQKEENADVYIIPQYARETLARDLSHLRDRSIFPFQAKSVQQVDIRSLSPTNLYQIQFTFTNNIPRITKPIDARAATDKVTDLTLFLTDARAMDFIAEGSADLKNYGLSEPDMEVSIRSSESDKPQTLLIGQPVPNTPQKYYAKLKDSNSVITITAELFKELTKPLAEYRDKHLIDRYSNELNSLVIQSGSKKVVLLKKDNEWKIDDAEGSPADTAIIIQLLDTLMKSQISQYVSDAPESLKTFGLEPALHSLSLNANTDNAPTNSPATIRFDFGKTDKGGVYVKRSDEIFIYRVNPDIINFLNPDPSFYLNHIAVSIEPDTITGLEVIKNGKSYAIVSKDPTSQSWLLAGNNQGVISNERLSTLLSAVQNLRAISVNKYTNLPKDLLNPALELIISLNDGKKIKLSFGKQDKKLGRPMTVEGQKYIYYIDESIFQLIEKELTTTKT; encoded by the coding sequence ATGAAAGTTCGTAATACACTTATACTTTTAATCGTCTTGTCCATTCTGGGTGGTTTTATTTGGTTCAAGGAAAGGCATGGGAACACTTATCAACAACGATCAGATGCTGACGAGAAGATATATGATTTTACTCCTACTAACGTAGTCGAGTTAGTAATTCTCAATGCTGAGGGGGCTATTGTCGCCAAAAAGGAAAAGGATCAATGGAGCATTGTGGAGCCGCTGGAAACAAAAGCAGACCAGTTTGAGATTGATACGATTATCCAATCACTGAACTCAATAAATTTTCAAAGAAAAATCAAATTTTCTGATATTAATCCCGATACATTGGACAAGGAATACCACCTGAAAAAACCTACTCATATTCTGAGCTGGTCAACACCCGATCAACGGTATTCCTTGCGCTTAGGTGCTGATACTCCCATGGGTAATGGTTTGTTTGTTCAAAAAGAAGAAAATGCTGATGTCTATATTATCCCTCAATATGCAAGGGAAACTCTTGCCCGTGATTTAAGCCATTTGCGGGACAGGAGTATTTTCCCCTTTCAAGCTAAATCCGTCCAACAAGTAGATATCAGGAGTTTGTCTCCTACAAATCTTTATCAAATTCAATTCACCTTCACTAATAATATTCCCCGGATCACTAAGCCGATCGATGCACGGGCTGCCACCGATAAAGTCACTGACCTGACGTTGTTTCTTACTGATGCCCGTGCCATGGATTTTATTGCCGAAGGTTCCGCAGACCTTAAAAACTATGGATTAAGTGAACCCGATATGGAAGTCTCGATCCGCTCTTCAGAATCAGACAAGCCCCAGACACTTTTGATCGGACAACCAGTTCCCAATACACCCCAGAAATATTACGCGAAACTCAAAGATTCCAACAGCGTGATTACCATTACAGCAGAATTGTTTAAGGAATTAACAAAACCGCTCGCAGAATACCGTGATAAACATTTAATTGACCGATATTCTAATGAATTGAATTCATTAGTTATCCAGTCTGGCAGCAAGAAGGTCGTATTGCTCAAAAAAGATAATGAATGGAAGATCGATGATGCAGAAGGGTCACCGGCCGACACAGCAATCATCATACAACTTCTGGACACCTTAATGAAATCGCAAATTTCCCAATATGTATCCGATGCCCCTGAATCCCTCAAGACTTTTGGATTAGAACCTGCCCTCCACAGTTTGTCACTCAACGCAAATACAGATAATGCCCCCACAAACTCCCCGGCAACAATCAGATTTGATTTCGGTAAAACCGATAAAGGTGGTGTTTATGTTAAACGCTCCGATGAAATATTCATTTACCGGGTAAATCCAGATATTATCAATTTCCTGAATCCAGATCCTAGTTTTTATCTGAATCATATCGCGGTGAGTATCGAGCCAGATACAATCACCGGATTGGAAGTCATTAAAAACGGGAAAAGTTATGCCATTGTCTCCAAGGATCCGACGAGCCAAAGTTGGCTTCTGGCAGGTAATAACCAAGGAGTCATTAGTAATGAAAGGTTATCCACACTCTTGAGCGCCGTACAAAATCTGCGGGCAATCTCAGTCAATAAATATACAAATCTGCCTAAAGACCTTTTAAATCCCGCATTGGAACTCATCATCTCCTTGAATGACGGTAAAAAGATAAAGCTATCATTCGGAAAACAAGATAAAAAACTCGGGCGCCCAATGACTGTGGAAGGACAAAAGTATATCTATTATATCGATGAAAGCATTTTCCAACTCATTGAAAAAGAACTAACAACAACAAAGACATAA
- a CDS encoding (Fe-S)-binding protein: MSAAHSENYLKGLDYSVVQQCMHCGMCLPTCPTYEATLLEKHSPRGRISLMRAVADGRLDVNEAFGDEMYFCLGCLACQTACPAGVNYTELFEMARAEIERTKVLDNPIRDFVRSMTVKFLFMRPWSLKLLGRLLWIYQVTGLQTFVRKTGLMALAPRKLRELEPLTPEIKASFSDDLIHEHERPLKTRHKVGMLTGCVQDLIYSDINRDTVDVLLANDCEVITPRDQHCCGSLHGHNGEWELAKQLARKNIDSFPLGELDAIITNAGGCGSHLKHYDHLLEDDPAYAEKAKEWSRKVKDISEWLVEIDLRIPHASLDLDGPVTYHESCHLCHGQKITAQPRKLLKSIPGLELKELPESNWCCGSAGVYNITQPEMSAKLLERKLRHIESTGATIVASGNPGCNVQLSAGMRKCGKETKIMHPVSLLAEAYRRGNYLTETLSRNPLSKK, from the coding sequence ATGTCTGCCGCCCACAGTGAAAATTATCTCAAAGGCTTAGACTATTCCGTCGTACAACAATGTATGCACTGCGGAATGTGCCTGCCGACTTGTCCGACTTATGAGGCGACACTGCTCGAAAAGCACAGCCCGCGCGGTCGTATCTCCCTGATGCGCGCTGTTGCCGACGGCCGACTGGATGTCAATGAGGCTTTCGGCGATGAAATGTATTTCTGCCTCGGATGCCTCGCCTGCCAGACAGCCTGCCCGGCCGGGGTGAATTACACCGAGCTTTTCGAGATGGCCCGCGCGGAGATCGAACGCACCAAAGTCCTCGATAATCCTATCCGTGATTTTGTCCGTAGCATGACGGTCAAATTCCTCTTCATGCGCCCATGGTCACTCAAGCTTTTAGGACGCCTCCTCTGGATTTACCAAGTCACCGGATTACAAACCTTTGTCCGAAAAACAGGACTGATGGCCCTCGCCCCGCGCAAATTGCGTGAACTTGAACCCCTCACCCCTGAAATTAAAGCCTCCTTCTCTGATGATTTAATCCATGAGCATGAGCGCCCCCTGAAAACACGTCATAAAGTCGGCATGCTCACCGGTTGTGTCCAGGACTTGATCTACTCCGATATCAACCGCGATACCGTAGACGTGCTCTTGGCTAATGATTGTGAAGTGATCACTCCCCGGGACCAACATTGCTGCGGCTCGCTCCATGGCCATAATGGCGAATGGGAACTCGCCAAACAACTTGCCCGTAAAAATATCGATTCCTTTCCGCTTGGTGAACTTGACGCGATCATCACAAATGCTGGTGGGTGTGGCTCACACCTGAAGCATTACGACCATTTGCTCGAAGACGATCCTGCCTATGCGGAAAAAGCCAAGGAATGGTCGCGTAAAGTCAAAGACATCAGCGAATGGTTGGTCGAAATCGATTTACGTATCCCCCACGCCTCCCTGGATCTCGATGGACCGGTGACTTATCACGAATCCTGCCACCTTTGCCATGGACAAAAAATCACTGCCCAGCCGCGCAAATTGCTCAAAAGTATTCCCGGACTGGAACTTAAGGAATTGCCGGAATCGAATTGGTGTTGCGGAAGTGCGGGCGTCTATAATATCACCCAGCCAGAAATGTCCGCCAAGCTGCTCGAGCGCAAACTTCGCCATATAGAAAGCACTGGAGCCACAATTGTCGCATCGGGGAACCCCGGATGTAATGTCCAGCTCAGTGCTGGGATGCGCAAATGCGGTAAAGAAACTAAAATCATGCATCCCGTGAGTCTTCTAGCCGAGGCTTACCGCCGCGGTAATTATCTGACAGAAACACTCTCACGAAATCCCCTCTCAAAAAAATAA